One Heyndrickxia oleronia genomic window, TTATATTAAATATGGATGTGATTGGAGAATGAGAAAAAAGCTTAAAATTGGTATTACCTGTTACCCGACTGTTGGAGGTTCAGGTGTCATAGCCACAGAATTAGGAAAATTTCTTGCAGAGCGAGGCCATGAAATCCATTTTATTACTTCAAGCATCCCATTCCGTTTAAATAAGATGTATCATAATATCTATTTTCATCAGGTCGAAGTGAATCAATACTCTGTATTTCAATATCCACCTTATGATATTGCTTTAGCTAGTAAGATGGCAGAAGTGATAAAGAGAGAAAAATTAGATATACTCCATGTTCACTATGCAATGCCTCATGCTGTTTGTGCAATATTAGGAAAACAGATGGCCGGTACTAATGTAAAGATTGTAACAACTTTACATGGAACAGATATTACTGTTTTAGGTTATGATCCTTCATTAACTGAAGCGATTCGCTTTGGTATAGAGCAATCTGATTATGTGACTGCTGTTTCAAAAGCTTTAGTTCAACAAACTTATGATCTAATTCAACCAAAGAAAGAAATTGATACAGTCTATAATTTTATTGATGAACGGGTATACAGAAAAGTTAATTCAAGTGATTTAAAAACGGAATATGGAATTTCACCAGATGAGAAAATCATCATCCATGTATCTAACTTTCGAAATGTGAAAAGAGTACCAGATGTAGTTAAGGTTTTTGCCCAAATAAAAAAGAAACTACCTGCTAAACTCCTTTTAGTTGGTGATGGTCCCGAGATGACAATCGTATGCAAATTAGTGAATGAATTACAATTAAATGAAGACGTGCTCATGTTAGGAAAGCAAGATAATCTTGAAGAGTTATACTCTATAAGTGATTTAATGCTTTTGCTATCAGAAAAGGAAAGTTTTGGATTAGTAGCTCTTGAGGCTATGGCCTGTGGTGTTCCATGTATTGGAACCGATATTGGTGGAATTCCAGAAGTAATTACAGATCATGTGAATGGGTATGTTTGTGAACTGGGAAATATTGAAATGATTTCAAGCTATGCGTTAAAGCTTCTTGAAGATGAAAAAATACACAATGAGTTTTCTGAAAATGCGATTCAAACCGTTCACAATCAGTTTATGTCAGAGAAAATAATTGAACAATATGAAGACATTTATTACCATCTAATACCAGATAAAGAAAAGGTGGGGATGGAATGAATGAACCATTTCTAAGTGCCATCCCAATTTTAGAGGCATTAGAAAGTAATGGATTTGAAGCATATTTTGTCGGAGGTTCCGTCCGAGATTATTTACTAGATCGAAAAATTGATGATGTTGATATTGCAACATCAGCTACTCCTCAGGAAGTAAAAAAAATTTTTAGTCAAACAGTAGATATTGGTATTGAACATGGAACGATACTTGTTCTCTTCGACGGGATTGGCTATGAGGTTACTACTTTTCGTGCAGAATCTGATTATCGCGATTATCGCAGACCAGAAACGGTTCATTTTATCCGTTCATTGATAAAGGATTTAGAACGAAGAGATTTTACTATGAATGCATTAGCCATGGATAAAAAAGGAAGAATCATTGATTTGTTTAATGGTATACAAGCGATTAATGATCAATTAATTGAAACAGTTGGGGATGCAAAAGAACGATTTCATGAAGATGCACTAAGAATGATGAGAGCGGTTCGA contains:
- the bshA gene encoding N-acetyl-alpha-D-glucosaminyl L-malate synthase BshA, with the translated sequence MRKKLKIGITCYPTVGGSGVIATELGKFLAERGHEIHFITSSIPFRLNKMYHNIYFHQVEVNQYSVFQYPPYDIALASKMAEVIKREKLDILHVHYAMPHAVCAILGKQMAGTNVKIVTTLHGTDITVLGYDPSLTEAIRFGIEQSDYVTAVSKALVQQTYDLIQPKKEIDTVYNFIDERVYRKVNSSDLKTEYGISPDEKIIIHVSNFRNVKRVPDVVKVFAQIKKKLPAKLLLVGDGPEMTIVCKLVNELQLNEDVLMLGKQDNLEELYSISDLMLLLSEKESFGLVALEAMACGVPCIGTDIGGIPEVITDHVNGYVCELGNIEMISSYALKLLEDEKIHNEFSENAIQTVHNQFMSEKIIEQYEDIYYHLIPDKEKVGME